AATCTTGGGTATCGTTGGTTTATATTCTCAAATGGAAGACTTAGGCGTTGTTACCTCCTTTTTCCATGGATTGTGGCGCCAATTTGATTTCTTCGTTTATTTTTATCCAGGAGTTCTTCTTGTAGTGCTGTTTTTATTATTGTTAGCTTTTATTGTGATTCTATTCAAACCAATCTCCCAAAAAATAATACACATAAAAAAAGAAGTCGGGCAAATTAATTTACCGCTAACTACATTGGAGGCTATTGCTAAATCTTCATTACAAGGGATTGTGAATAAAGAGGATATTCAAGTAAAAGTCAGGTTAACGAAAAAACAATTAGCAAATGTAGAAGTAAGGGTGACTGACGAAAAGCAACAATTTTTAAGTTGTGGCCATCAAATTCAAGAACAAATTACCTACTCATTACAACAAATGGCGATGGTTAAAACAAATAAAATCAACATCGTTTTCAAAAAGAAAAAGTCAGATACACCTATTCTTTCAAGTACGAAAAGAGAGTCACGTGTGATTTAAAGGAGGAACTAAAATGAAAAAATTCATGATGTTGGCTCCTTACAAAAATCAAT
The DNA window shown above is from Enterococcus sp. 4G2_DIV0659 and carries:
- the amaP gene encoding alkaline shock response membrane anchor protein AmaP — translated: MRVIKALIALVLVAGILGIVGLYSQMEDLGVVTSFFHGLWRQFDFFVYFYPGVLLVVLFLLLLAFIVILFKPISQKIIHIKKEVGQINLPLTTLEAIAKSSLQGIVNKEDIQVKVRLTKKQLANVEVRVTDEKQQFLSCGHQIQEQITYSLQQMAMVKTNKINIVFKKKKSDTPILSSTKRESRVI